A single genomic interval of Oleidesulfovibrio alaskensis DSM 16109 harbors:
- a CDS encoding motility associated factor glycosyltransferase family protein: MNSALFSAPNMQALAATCRPAAQWLSHMSPDISPLLAAMGKNSHGMTDLQLPDGRYLFDAAPPAVCYGKWIPDSAHRKDSGPAADRHNLARSATVVIGCNVGYGLVHLIDNTPDTHKILLLEPDAAMLALCLSQSDFSPFIRSGKLTVLPPDRTVVHDIIRRLDVQYLFGSIHLRADLPSQQISPLYAEWANIVHGMMDSFGLEMLTLRKVQDTMVSNELANFRTALRNGSLNPLENMLRGLPALIVGAGPSLESNGPVIAPHTADAVIATSLQALPACRKAGIKPHFCLAIDWGEVMTAVYNRLDNEWAADIPLIYSTKTRHEVVARYPGPALPLWTVGGLATFIGGSGDLVLEAGSNVNVAIVRLLYWAGVRRFTLLGQDLGWKGDRSHASGHHATMLRSHQAARDIDGNPIRTDNKFLAAARELEQDFRIHTDIEAYNIYGGGLPIHGAANITAQDALDNNLLQARGASLDKLRLALQQAMIPCNQPAWEPREEQWRSSLRHVQRRLEKLLRKAARNHDDITATLRQVHAFLRQDPLYLPYLYNEIMDIAGMGLGRLRYGPADLKAFKDIVRRVLHKVRHMDSVLCTPAHDSCVPVSAASSASGGSVRPQAQTL; this comes from the coding sequence ATGAACAGCGCACTTTTTTCCGCTCCCAACATGCAGGCTCTGGCCGCCACCTGCCGCCCCGCAGCGCAGTGGCTTTCGCACATGTCACCGGATATCTCTCCGCTGCTGGCAGCCATGGGCAAAAACAGCCATGGCATGACAGACCTGCAGTTGCCGGACGGGCGCTATCTTTTTGACGCCGCCCCTCCCGCTGTCTGCTACGGTAAATGGATTCCGGATTCCGCACACCGCAAAGACAGCGGTCCGGCAGCAGACCGGCATAATCTGGCACGCAGCGCCACTGTGGTGATAGGCTGCAACGTGGGCTACGGGCTGGTGCATCTTATCGACAACACACCGGATACACATAAGATACTGTTACTCGAACCGGATGCCGCCATGCTGGCTCTGTGCCTGTCGCAGTCCGACTTCAGCCCTTTTATCCGCTCCGGCAAGCTTACCGTGCTTCCGCCCGACCGCACCGTGGTACACGACATCATCCGCAGGCTGGATGTACAGTACCTCTTCGGCAGTATTCACCTGCGTGCCGACCTGCCCAGCCAGCAGATATCGCCGCTGTATGCCGAATGGGCGAACATAGTGCACGGCATGATGGACAGTTTCGGGCTGGAGATGCTGACACTGCGCAAGGTGCAGGACACCATGGTGTCCAACGAGCTTGCAAACTTCCGCACGGCACTGCGCAACGGCAGTCTCAATCCGCTTGAAAACATGCTCAGGGGACTGCCCGCGCTTATCGTCGGCGCCGGACCTTCGCTGGAAAGCAACGGACCGGTCATCGCCCCGCACACCGCCGACGCAGTCATCGCCACATCGCTGCAGGCGCTGCCCGCCTGCCGCAAAGCAGGTATAAAACCCCACTTCTGCCTTGCCATCGACTGGGGTGAAGTAATGACCGCAGTGTACAACCGGCTGGATAATGAATGGGCGGCCGATATCCCGCTCATCTATTCCACCAAAACGCGCCATGAAGTTGTCGCCCGCTACCCCGGACCCGCACTGCCGCTCTGGACTGTGGGCGGTCTGGCCACCTTTATCGGAGGCAGCGGTGATCTGGTGCTGGAGGCAGGCAGTAACGTCAACGTGGCCATTGTGCGTCTGCTCTACTGGGCAGGAGTACGCAGATTCACGCTGCTGGGGCAGGATCTGGGGTGGAAAGGCGACCGCAGCCACGCCAGCGGACACCACGCCACCATGCTCAGATCGCATCAGGCAGCCAGAGACATCGACGGCAACCCCATACGCACCGACAACAAATTTCTGGCCGCAGCCCGCGAACTGGAGCAGGATTTCCGCATTCACACGGACATCGAAGCCTACAACATATATGGCGGCGGACTTCCCATACACGGAGCGGCCAACATAACGGCACAGGATGCGCTGGACAACAACCTGCTGCAGGCCCGCGGGGCAAGTCTTGACAAACTGCGTCTGGCATTGCAGCAGGCCATGATTCCCTGCAACCAGCCGGCATGGGAACCTCGCGAAGAACAATGGCGTTCAAGCCTGCGGCACGTCCAGCGCCGGCTGGAAAAACTGCTGCGCAAAGCCGCCCGCAACCACGATGACATCACAGCCACCCTGCGGCAGGTACACGCATTTCTGCGGCAGGACCCGCTTTATCTGCCGTATCTGTACAACGAAATCATGGACATAGCCGGAATGGGGCTGGGCAGACTGCGGTACGGTCCCGCCGACCTTAAAGCCTTCAAGGATATCGTGCGCAGAGTGCTGCACAAAGTCCGGCATATGGACAGCGTGCTGTGCACTCCGGCCCATGACAGCTGCGTTCCGGTGTCCGCCGCCTCGTCCGCATCGGGCGGTTCTGTCCGTCCGCAAGCGCAGACACTCTGA
- a CDS encoding MTH1187 family thiamine-binding protein: MSVMAELAMFPMNPATGGSLSPYVARVLNIVRASGLGHSLGPMGTVIEGEWDEVMQCITACFRELEKDCDRVYMTLKVDWKRGTRPRMEQKTQSVLQKL; this comes from the coding sequence ATGAGCGTAATGGCAGAACTGGCCATGTTTCCCATGAATCCAGCCACAGGCGGCAGCCTGAGCCCCTATGTGGCAAGGGTTCTCAATATTGTCCGCGCCAGCGGCCTCGGCCACAGTCTGGGCCCCATGGGCACAGTCATCGAAGGCGAATGGGATGAAGTGATGCAGTGCATCACAGCATGCTTCCGTGAGCTGGAAAAGGACTGCGACAGAGTCTACATGACTCTGAAGGTGGACTGGAAACGCGGAACACGCCCCCGCATGGAACAGAAAACACAATCCGTGCTGCAGAAACTGTAG
- a CDS encoding MATE family efflux transporter, with amino-acid sequence MFFSSLRARWGMPNGYRDVLGVGLPLVISMASSTVMQFTDRLFLSHYSVDAIAAALPAAIVNLLFLLFFTGVAGYANVFIAQYCGSAAPARVGAALWQAIHFSLMGGVLLALLWFVAPFMFSFAGHPAPVVRLEVIYFRVLTVGAVFMLLSSALSCFFSGRGLTRPVMVANIAAMIINIPLDYALIYGAWGLPELGIAGAGIATVAGWALTFFFLALATFTRRHDAMFGVLRNWRFERALFLRMMRYGLPSGVNYFFEIFAITFFVFVIGRLGRVELAATNIVFSIDSLAFLPMLGLNIAVSTMVGQAIGAGKPDAAGTAAMNTLHLALAWMLCIGVMFIIFPGVLLDMFRPQDVSVQEYVPIREAGVVLMRFVAFYCLFDALSLVFFGAVKGAGDTYFVMWAMVVGCACMVAVIVIMRLWFDAGLIALWVVLTCYAVALSLSALLRYRGGKWRSMKVVETVRRSPDAGPC; translated from the coding sequence ATGTTCTTTTCTTCCCTGCGTGCACGTTGGGGCATGCCCAACGGCTATCGCGATGTGCTCGGCGTGGGGTTGCCCCTTGTTATCAGCATGGCCTCGTCCACTGTGATGCAGTTCACCGACCGGCTTTTTCTGAGCCATTATTCCGTGGACGCCATTGCGGCTGCATTGCCTGCTGCCATTGTCAACCTGCTGTTTCTGCTGTTTTTTACAGGCGTTGCCGGATATGCCAACGTTTTCATAGCGCAGTACTGCGGGTCGGCTGCGCCTGCCCGTGTGGGTGCCGCCTTGTGGCAGGCCATTCATTTCAGTCTCATGGGCGGAGTGCTGCTGGCTCTGCTGTGGTTTGTCGCGCCGTTTATGTTTTCCTTTGCCGGACACCCTGCGCCGGTGGTCAGGCTGGAGGTGATCTATTTCCGCGTACTGACTGTGGGAGCGGTGTTCATGCTGCTTTCCAGCGCGCTGAGCTGCTTTTTTTCCGGTCGGGGGCTTACCCGTCCTGTAATGGTGGCCAACATCGCGGCCATGATCATCAACATCCCGCTTGATTACGCGCTGATTTACGGTGCGTGGGGGCTGCCCGAACTGGGCATAGCCGGGGCGGGCATTGCCACGGTGGCCGGCTGGGCGCTGACATTTTTCTTTCTGGCGCTTGCCACGTTTACCCGCCGTCACGATGCCATGTTCGGCGTTCTGCGCAACTGGCGTTTTGAACGGGCGCTTTTTTTGCGCATGATGCGTTACGGCCTGCCCAGCGGTGTGAACTATTTTTTTGAGATTTTTGCCATTACGTTTTTTGTTTTTGTCATCGGACGTCTGGGCAGAGTGGAACTGGCGGCAACCAATATCGTGTTTTCCATTGATTCGCTGGCCTTTCTGCCCATGCTGGGGCTGAACATAGCAGTCAGCACCATGGTGGGGCAGGCCATCGGCGCGGGCAAACCCGATGCGGCAGGTACCGCCGCCATGAATACTTTGCATCTGGCGCTGGCGTGGATGCTGTGCATCGGTGTGATGTTCATCATTTTTCCGGGTGTGCTGCTTGATATGTTCCGGCCGCAGGATGTCAGTGTGCAGGAGTATGTTCCCATTCGCGAAGCCGGTGTGGTGCTGATGCGTTTTGTGGCGTTCTACTGTCTGTTCGACGCGTTGTCGCTGGTGTTTTTCGGCGCTGTCAAAGGGGCGGGAGACACCTATTTTGTCATGTGGGCCATGGTGGTGGGCTGTGCATGCATGGTGGCGGTCATTGTCATCATGCGGCTGTGGTTCGACGCCGGTCTCATCGCATTGTGGGTGGTGCTTACCTGTTACGCCGTGGCGCTCAGTCTTTCGGCGCTGCTGCGCTACAGGGGCGGCAAATGGCGTTCCATGAAAGTGGTTGAAACAGTTCGCCGCAGTCCGGATGCCGGACCCTGCTGA
- a CDS encoding phosphatase PAP2 family protein, whose amino-acid sequence MRTSHSALVYALCLLPMMIMLAAVALCIGTGETVTTFFRAYRYQHPDLTYWLTILTDWGNPFLYLVYGTIYARAAKGSVLAARNPQEARSRRNFVLAWIIAQLLVAFLLVRIFKITIGSPRPNADGTFQPFSFNSGHNSLPSGHTTEIVGSVLPLACAAKRRAGILLSALLAVYAALVGFSRIYLGQHHASDVFFGTLTGAFSALLMHTVWTHLNRKNNDAN is encoded by the coding sequence ATGCGTACCAGCCATTCCGCACTTGTATACGCGCTCTGTCTGCTGCCCATGATGATCATGCTGGCAGCCGTGGCACTGTGCATCGGCACCGGTGAGACAGTGACGACGTTTTTCAGAGCTTACAGATACCAGCACCCCGATCTGACGTACTGGCTAACCATACTCACAGACTGGGGCAATCCCTTTTTATATCTGGTGTACGGCACCATCTATGCCCGTGCGGCCAAAGGCTCTGTTCTGGCCGCGCGCAATCCGCAGGAAGCCCGCAGCAGACGCAATTTCGTGCTGGCCTGGATAATAGCCCAGCTGCTGGTGGCGTTTCTGCTTGTGCGCATTTTCAAAATAACCATAGGCAGCCCCCGGCCCAATGCGGACGGCACATTTCAGCCGTTCTCCTTCAACTCCGGGCACAATTCGCTTCCCTCCGGACATACCACTGAAATCGTGGGGTCTGTACTGCCGCTGGCCTGCGCCGCAAAACGGCGCGCCGGAATATTGCTTTCCGCGCTGCTGGCAGTATACGCCGCACTGGTCGGCTTCAGCCGCATATATCTGGGACAGCACCATGCGAGCGATGTTTTTTTCGGCACGCTTACGGGTGCTTTTTCCGCTTTACTCATGCACACCGTCTGGACGCACCTGAACAGGAAAAACAATGACGCAAACTGA